From a single Solenopsis invicta isolate M01_SB chromosome 6, UNIL_Sinv_3.0, whole genome shotgun sequence genomic region:
- the LOC105203818 gene encoding protein takeout encodes MQSSVYIFGFLFIKIGFVAVGARDIPPYLKICHRNDSNLNGCIKQSIDLLRPYLKTGIPALQIPSCEPLRVPQIEISQSAGPVSIRSTYTDIEVQGGTSFILKRVKIDMDNNRVKLKLYIPRLEMNAQYNMKGNILMLPLNGNGLAKGNFTDIDVTAIIQNERYQSQKTNETHIRVTDFYVDFDVGNANIHLDNLFNGDKTLSDSMNLFLNNNWKAVVAEMKPALENTVSEIFKTFANKIYSKVSLDTLLPP; translated from the exons ATGCAATCCAGCGTATACATATTtggatttttgtttataaaaattggattTGTTGCAGTGGGAGCTCGTGATATAC CACCGTATCTAAAGATATGCCATCGCAATGATTCGAATCTAAACGGATGTATAAAGCAAAGCATCGACTTGTTAAGGCCTTATCTGAAGACGGGCATTCCAGCATTGCAAATACCTTCTTGTGAACCACTTCGCGTGCCACAGATTGAAATTAGCCAGTCAGCCGGTCCAGTTTCCATCAGATCGACGTATACCGACATCGAGGTTCAAGGTGGAACGAGTTTCATCTTAAAGAGAGTCAA AATCGATATGGATAATAATCGCGTTAAATTAAAACTCTATATTCCACGTCTTGAGATGAACGCGCAATATAATATGAAAGGAAACATCCTAATGCTGCCTTTAAATGGAAACGGATTGGCGAAAGGCAATTTTACGGATATCGACGTCACAGCTATCATCCAAAACGAACGTTATCAGTCTCAAAAAACTAATGAAACTCATATTCGCGTTACCGACTTCTACGTAGATTTCGATGTTGGAAATGCCAACATCCATCTGGACAATTTATTCAACGGTGACAAAACTCTATCTGACTCCATGAATCTCTTTTTGAACAACAACTGGAAAGCTGTGGTAGCCGAAATGAAGCCAGCTCTTGAGAATACTGTTTCGGAGATATTTAAGACGTTCGCGAATAAGATTTATTCGAAGGTTTCATTGGACACATTGTTGCCCCCTTAA
- the LOC105203862 gene encoding uncharacterized protein LOC105203862 has protein sequence MNGSTQQSVLHMLLVLSVITLTRCALLEMSQILWNKTVAGGMTKIGRLDPLRVPLIKVDQSEGDANYRVILRNLEIVGLNGSVLESIHIARGELKSNLSELQAGYVSYSDLRDVDAIKYRFHTVMREPSTPRQSFEAIVSPINRAVDVRPSSRYQDARFDRLQQDQHRSKTFEQSRQYEQQIPYQPDVTSNVFYRGNLRTTSNFHANPAGNNDNVKRPAYIQPIYTQRTKSSQGYHGSSQKNEDTIDCDNTKPSQFNGNQGNRQYDRQSVNAGYYGERVGDTEISASETVETRLKNQGGVTPTLYNGEQSRRSNVASSGNVKSSRNGMIERSGFIDIVYAGNKTNSSVKHFGNLGTDLRENRRVYGIDDVMKNIRENTKFFIYNFTEGEALKKRNDIVKAAIEAKRLKDLIRYAKNYQEQQGYFEEGMQLIYHYGGIDVKNDSISQQNLNDTRRTKRAHPEETFDDDVMHVILRIRVPLLQVKSQYTLMGKVGKEMLRGNGLLTGNFTDVVGDFTLELKKINEELIVRTAKAKLFAKDKKVNFQDINEEGPMQAILKHGLMAAEAVAAMLADDFATKGLSERTADALIYRMYKDLPVN, from the exons atgaatggaTCAACGCAGCAAAGTGTACTTCATATGCTTCTGGTGCTCTCCGTGATAACTTTGACGAGATGCGCGTTGCTAGAGATGTCCCAGATTCTCTGGAATAAGACGGTGGCCGGAGGCATGACGAAAATTGGCAGGTTGGACCCGTTGAGAGTGCCATTGATCAAGGTTGATCAGTCCGAAGGCGACGCTAATTACAGAGTGATTCTGAGGAATTTGGAGATCGTCGGTCTTAATGGATCGGTCTTGGAGAGCATCCACATCGCTCGTGGAGAACTGAAGTCCAATCTGAGTGAACTCCAAGCTGGATACGTGAGCTACAGCGACCTTAGAGATGTGGATGCTATCAAATATAGGTTTCACACTGTGATGAGGGAGCCTAGTACGCCCAGGCAGAGTTTCGAAGCCATCGTTTCGCCTATCAATCGAGCTGTTGACGTAAGACCCTCTTCGCGATATCAGGATGCTCGCTTCGATCGGTTACAGCAGGATCAACACCGCTCTAAAACGTTCGAGCAAAGTCGGCAGTATGAACAACAGATACCTTACCAACCTGACGTTActtctaatgttttttataGAGGCAATCTGAGAACAACAAGCAATTTTCATGCAAATCCTGCTGGGAACAACGACAATGTTAAGCGACCGGCTTACATTCAGCCTATTTATACACAGAGAACGAAAAGTTCCCAAGGATATCATGGAAGTTCGCAGAAAAATGAAGACACGATCGATTGTGACAATACAAAGCCCTCCCAATTCAACGGAAATCAAGGCAATCGACAGTATGATCGACAAAGCGTCAATGCCGGATATTATGGAGAACGAGTCGGAGATACTgag ATTTCCGCATCGGAAACAGTTGAGACTAGATTGAAAAATCAAGGTGGTGTAACACCTACGTTGTATAATGGAGAACAGTCTCGGCGATCGAACGTCGCATCTTCCGGCAATGTTAAATCGTCCAGAAACGGAATGATAGAACGTTCGGGTTTCATCGATATTGTATACGCGGGCAATAAAACTAACAGCAGCGTAAAACACTTTGGCAATCTAGGTACTGATCTCAGAGAAAATCGACGAGTATACGGTATCGACGACGTCATGAAG aaTATTCGGGAGAACACAAAATTTTTCATCTACAATTTTACGGAAGGTGAAGCCCTAAAAAAGAGAAATGACATAGTTAAAGCTGCGATAGAAGCCAAAAGATTGAAAGATCTAATCAGATATGCAAAGAACTATCAGGAGCAGCAAGGATATTTCGAAGAAGGCATGCAGCTGATCTATCATTATGGCGGAATAGATGTAAAAAATGACAGCATCTCTCAACAAAATCTCAATGATACTAGGAGAACAAAACGAGCGCATCCTGAAGAGACATTTGAT GACGATGTGATGCATGTGATTTTGAGAATACGCGTTCCGTTGCTTCAAGTAAAGTCTCAGTATACGCTTATGGGAAAAGTGGGGAAAGAGATGTTACGTGGCAACGGTCTGCTTACCGGAAACTTTA CCGATGTAGTGGGCGACTTTACGCTGGAACTAAAGAAGATCAATGAAGAATTAATCGTTCGTACTGCTAAAGCGAAACTATTCGCAAAGGATAAGAAAGTCAATTTTCAAGATATAAATGAAGAGGGACCGATGCAAGCTATTCTCAAGCATG GTTTAATGGCTGCGGAGGCAGTCGCTGCGATGCTCGCCGACGACTTCGCGACCAAGGGACTCAGTGAGAGGACGGCCGACGCATTGATCTACAGGATGTATAAGGATTTACCAGTCAATTAA